One window of the Candidatus Goldiibacteriota bacterium HGW-Goldbacteria-1 genome contains the following:
- a CDS encoding amine oxidase: MLTGVVGGGIAGLVAAYRLSKAGHQVFVFEAEEKLGGLAQSMDFAGTKLDMFYRHIFKSDLDIVNLIDELQLESQMMWIESKVGFYTGGKTYPFTTPMDLLSFPVLPIIDRIKLGLMALYLQRVNDWKKYEKITAKEWVSKYVSKNVYDKVWGPLMNQKFGPLADTVAMTWLYGRIHSRVASREGGGAKEVLGYMKGSYQVLVDTLENAALKEGARIMKNTPISKVVLDNGKVKGVVVNGQEHIMDSVVLTCAPAISRKLVSFDKEYDERLSKMKYHGAMNLIMRTKKSLSKTYWLNVAEKDSPFVAVIEHTNLVPGEFYGGDTVVYLSKYLNTEDELYKASDEKVKDTFFDYLKKIFPEFSSDDVLEYRVKRAPYSQPIVGLEFSKIKLDYRTPIKGLYSANMTQVYPEDRGMSYSVKLGNEVSNIMMEDNKA; the protein is encoded by the coding sequence ATGTTGACAGGCGTGGTTGGCGGAGGCATAGCAGGGCTGGTCGCCGCATACAGATTATCAAAGGCAGGGCACCAGGTATTTGTTTTTGAAGCGGAAGAAAAACTTGGCGGGCTTGCGCAAAGTATGGATTTTGCCGGCACAAAACTTGACATGTTTTACAGGCATATTTTCAAGAGCGACCTTGATATAGTAAATTTAATTGATGAACTTCAGCTTGAATCGCAGATGATGTGGATAGAATCAAAAGTGGGTTTTTATACCGGCGGAAAAACATATCCTTTTACCACCCCTATGGACCTTTTATCATTCCCTGTACTTCCTATTATTGACAGGATAAAACTTGGGCTTATGGCGCTTTACCTTCAGCGCGTAAATGATTGGAAAAAATATGAAAAAATTACAGCAAAAGAGTGGGTCTCTAAATATGTGTCAAAGAATGTTTATGATAAAGTATGGGGCCCTTTAATGAACCAGAAGTTTGGGCCGCTTGCGGACACAGTGGCAATGACGTGGCTGTACGGCAGGATTCATTCAAGGGTGGCGTCGCGTGAAGGCGGCGGGGCCAAGGAAGTTCTGGGTTACATGAAAGGCAGTTATCAGGTGCTTGTGGACACCCTTGAAAACGCTGCATTAAAAGAGGGCGCCAGAATAATGAAAAACACCCCTATCAGTAAAGTGGTGCTGGACAACGGCAAAGTAAAGGGTGTTGTGGTAAACGGGCAGGAACATATAATGGATTCTGTTGTCTTAACCTGCGCTCCGGCTATTTCGCGCAAACTTGTATCTTTTGATAAAGAGTATGACGAAAGGCTTTCAAAGATGAAATATCACGGCGCGATGAATTTAATTATGAGGACAAAAAAATCGCTAAGCAAAACCTACTGGCTTAATGTGGCGGAAAAAGACAGCCCGTTTGTGGCGGTAATTGAACACACCAACCTTGTGCCCGGGGAATTTTACGGCGGCGACACGGTTGTATATTTAAGCAAGTATCTTAATACCGAAGATGAACTTTATAAAGCTTCAGATGAAAAGGTTAAAGACACGTTCTTTGACTATCTTAAAAAGATATTTCCGGAGTTCAGCTCGGATGATGTGCTTGAATACAGGGTGAAAAGGGCGCCTTATTCCCAGCCTATAGTGGGGCTTGAATTTTCAAAAATCAAGCTTGATTACAGGACGCCCATAAAAGGGCTTTATTCCGCCAATATGACGCAGGTATATCCCGAAGACAGGGGTATGAGCTACAGCGTAAAACTTGGCAACGAAGTAAGCAATATAATGATGGAAGATAATAAAGCGTAA
- a CDS encoding translation initiation factor IF-2 produces MRIYEFAKNHGKDNKDIIKILTDMGIEVKSHMSSMPEEVIKKVESMLGTSVAPSAPAPLAPAPVDKASASTVPSKPVPAPSAAANKTLDKKQPNVEVKKAHETKAAPAPTPVPAPSAAPVVPLETAETSAPVETQPPAAPVEIVKETIEINKNMTVTEFAASLEIRPVELIKKLMSMGVMATMNQVLNEEEVQIIADEYNKILKFKDIYGDDIFAEVPDKPEDLKPRCPIVTIMGHVDHGKTSLLDAIRESNVVSGEHGGITQKIGAYKVSTGHGDVVFLDTPGHAAFTAMRARGAKATDIVILIVAADDGIMPQTKEAIDHAKAAGAPIIVAINKIDKEGANPEKIKQELTKYGLVPEEWGGKTQVVAISAKKKTGINDLLERILLESEMLELKTNPDTYAQGVVIEGRLDKGRGAVGTVLLQKGTLKIGDAFITNYTYGKVRAIFNDQGKRLKDAKAVMPIEVLGFEDVPNAGDKIKVFPNDKEVKQIAAKRSTDIRRFQVDKKKRKMTLEDLHKKIESGAEKKLQVIIKGDGIGSVEALSEAIEKISTDSGIQVQVIHKDVGDITESDVLLADASDAVVIGFFVSVLPAAKDLAKQEGVEIKIYHIIYEVVDSIKAAMEGLLEPEYEFVEIGEAEVRQVFKVESEGVNIAGSYMKKGKAYQDSTAVVKRNGYELLKAEVKTLKRFKDTVKEVKEGYEFGVVVEGYKEPAVGDMVIFYEERQKLKKL; encoded by the coding sequence ATGAGAATATACGAATTTGCGAAAAATCACGGCAAAGATAACAAAGATATAATAAAGATACTGACTGATATGGGTATAGAAGTAAAAAGCCATATGAGCAGTATGCCGGAAGAGGTAATAAAAAAAGTTGAAAGTATGCTGGGAACTTCGGTTGCGCCTTCAGCACCTGCGCCTTTGGCTCCGGCTCCTGTGGATAAAGCTTCGGCTTCTACAGTGCCTTCAAAACCTGTGCCTGCACCTTCGGCGGCGGCAAATAAAACTCTGGATAAAAAACAGCCCAATGTTGAAGTGAAAAAAGCACATGAAACAAAGGCCGCGCCTGCTCCTACACCTGTGCCTGCACCTTCGGCGGCACCTGTTGTTCCTTTGGAAACTGCAGAGACATCTGCGCCGGTTGAAACACAACCACCGGCTGCGCCTGTTGAAATTGTTAAAGAGACAATTGAAATAAATAAAAATATGACTGTAACAGAATTTGCGGCCTCGCTTGAAATAAGGCCCGTGGAGCTTATTAAAAAACTTATGAGCATGGGCGTAATGGCCACAATGAACCAGGTGTTAAACGAAGAAGAAGTCCAGATAATTGCGGATGAATATAATAAGATATTGAAATTTAAAGACATATACGGCGACGACATATTTGCAGAGGTTCCGGATAAACCGGAAGACTTAAAACCCCGCTGCCCTATAGTGACAATTATGGGGCACGTTGACCACGGAAAGACATCCCTGCTGGATGCCATACGCGAATCAAATGTTGTAAGCGGCGAACACGGCGGTATTACGCAGAAGATAGGCGCCTATAAAGTTTCCACAGGGCACGGTGATGTGGTATTTCTTGACACGCCCGGCCATGCCGCGTTTACGGCAATGAGAGCCCGCGGAGCAAAAGCCACTGACATTGTAATTCTTATTGTGGCGGCGGATGACGGCATAATGCCGCAGACAAAAGAAGCTATTGACCACGCGAAAGCGGCGGGAGCGCCTATCATAGTCGCAATAAATAAAATTGATAAAGAAGGGGCAAACCCGGAAAAGATAAAACAGGAACTTACAAAATACGGGCTTGTACCTGAAGAGTGGGGCGGAAAGACGCAGGTTGTTGCAATTTCAGCCAAGAAAAAAACAGGCATTAATGACCTTCTTGAGCGAATCCTGCTTGAATCTGAAATGCTTGAACTTAAAACCAACCCTGATACTTACGCGCAGGGAGTGGTTATAGAAGGAAGGCTTGATAAAGGCCGCGGCGCTGTTGGTACTGTGCTTCTTCAGAAGGGCACCCTTAAGATAGGGGACGCCTTTATTACTAATTATACGTACGGAAAAGTAAGGGCTATATTCAATGATCAGGGCAAAAGGTTAAAAGACGCAAAAGCCGTAATGCCCATTGAAGTGCTTGGATTTGAAGACGTACCGAACGCCGGGGACAAGATTAAAGTTTTCCCTAATGACAAAGAGGTAAAACAGATAGCGGCAAAACGTTCAACTGATATAAGGCGTTTCCAGGTTGATAAAAAGAAAAGAAAGATGACGCTTGAAGACCTTCATAAGAAAATAGAATCAGGCGCGGAAAAGAAGCTTCAGGTAATTATTAAAGGCGACGGTATTGGTTCTGTTGAAGCGCTGTCCGAAGCCATTGAAAAAATTTCCACTGACAGTGGAATACAGGTACAGGTAATACATAAAGATGTGGGCGACATTACCGAAAGCGATGTTCTGTTAGCGGATGCGTCAGACGCGGTAGTAATTGGTTTCTTTGTATCCGTGCTTCCCGCGGCCAAGGATCTGGCAAAGCAGGAAGGCGTTGAAATAAAAATATACCATATCATATACGAAGTTGTGGATTCCATAAAAGCCGCTATGGAAGGGCTGCTGGAGCCGGAATATGAATTTGTTGAAATCGGCGAGGCCGAAGTAAGGCAGGTCTTCAAAGTTGAAAGCGAAGGCGTAAATATAGCCGGAAGTTACATGAAAAAAGGCAAGGCATATCAGGATTCCACGGCTGTGGTTAAAAGGAACGGGTATGAATTATTAAAGGCCGAGGTTAAGACGCTTAAGAGGTTCAAAGACACGGTAAAAGAAGTTAAGGAAGGTTATGAATTTGGAGTTGTAGTGGAAGGTTATAAAGAACCGGCTGTGGGCGATATGGTAATTTTCTATGAAGAAAGACAGAAATTAAAAAAACTGTAG
- a CDS encoding bifunctional oligoribonuclease/PAP phosphatase NrnA: MTKKQASDIAALIKKSHSILLTTHINPDGDGLGSGSALVSVLSKMGKKVDFINRDPLPDIYRFLPSSGKIKNINKVKGCYDLAIFLECPDLARNGHIIDHIKQAKRTINIDHHLGNVMYGDLNVVEPKAAAVGMQLYQFMQFNGWKISKDVACGLYTAIVTDTGSFAYSNTSPEVHQVTAELIKAGANPNQISGEVYATTLSSTRLMAKMLTALKFEGKAAWSVVTKKMFKETGAKESDTDNFINSIRSIRGVDIAVLFKEVTADSVKVSFRSKHGVDVNMIATELNGGGHKYASGCFIKKPVKEAEKLVISEIRKYFKTRKK; encoded by the coding sequence ATGACAAAAAAACAGGCGAGTGATATTGCCGCGTTAATAAAAAAATCCCACAGTATACTGCTTACCACGCATATCAACCCTGACGGCGACGGGCTTGGTTCCGGTTCCGCGCTTGTAAGCGTGCTTTCAAAGATGGGAAAAAAAGTGGATTTTATCAACAGGGATCCGCTTCCGGATATATACAGATTTCTGCCTTCAAGCGGAAAAATTAAGAATATCAATAAGGTTAAGGGCTGTTATGACCTTGCTATTTTTCTTGAATGCCCGGATCTGGCAAGAAACGGACATATAATTGACCATATAAAACAGGCAAAGCGGACCATTAATATAGACCACCATCTGGGAAACGTCATGTACGGCGATTTAAATGTGGTGGAACCAAAAGCCGCGGCCGTAGGCATGCAGCTGTATCAGTTTATGCAATTCAACGGGTGGAAAATAAGCAAAGATGTTGCCTGCGGTTTATATACCGCGATAGTTACAGACACAGGGTCTTTTGCTTATTCCAATACCTCGCCCGAAGTTCATCAGGTGACAGCGGAACTTATTAAGGCCGGGGCAAATCCCAATCAGATATCAGGCGAAGTTTACGCCACAACGCTTTCCAGCACCAGGCTTATGGCAAAAATGCTTACCGCTTTAAAGTTTGAAGGCAAAGCGGCGTGGAGCGTGGTGACAAAAAAGATGTTTAAGGAAACCGGCGCCAAAGAAAGCGATACGGATAATTTCATAAATTCAATCAGGTCGATAAGGGGCGTTGATATCGCCGTGCTTTTTAAGGAAGTCACCGCTGATTCCGTAAAGGTCTCTTTCAGGTCAAAACACGGCGTTGATGTCAATATGATAGCCACGGAATTAAACGGCGGCGGGCATAAGTACGCGTCAGGATGCTTTATAAAAAAACCGGTAAAAGAAGCGGAAAAACTTGTCATTTCAGAGATAAGGAAATACTTTAAGACAAGAAAGAAGTAA
- the nusA gene encoding transcription termination factor NusA, giving the protein MGNEILQMLQQVEKLKNIDEKELIDAFERGITSAAKKVYGIKPEIRVEFGEELKFFWKKTVVEKASNDFTEISLDAAKEIKSDAVFGDIIEVLFYPKEFGRIAAQTTKQVITQKIREVEKEQIFQDTKKKEGEIVTGTVHTIEHGDVVVDLGAVEGVLKVREQVAHEKYRIGERIRALALKTVRGKEGAILELSRTHPNFIKRIFAQEVTEVDQGTVEIKYVAREPGVKTKVVVTSNDSHIDPVGACIGVKGSRIQTIIRELHGEKVDVVLYDEDIKKYLQSAIAPIEIKDIYIDQENHYTIIAVSDEQFSQVIGKNGINMRLVAKITKWKVSVLRINEFNKEKIDEMKGSFEQQVAYDLFKLGDDIPVKQLKELKKAGIKNLLDFETAGIPDIINVLGCDEKTAEKLKEKAQALIEKEEQGE; this is encoded by the coding sequence ATGGGAAACGAAATTTTACAGATGCTTCAGCAGGTGGAAAAACTAAAAAACATAGATGAAAAGGAACTTATAGACGCTTTTGAACGCGGCATCACATCCGCTGCCAAGAAAGTCTACGGTATTAAGCCTGAAATAAGGGTGGAGTTTGGCGAAGAGCTGAAATTCTTCTGGAAAAAAACAGTTGTGGAAAAAGCTTCAAATGATTTTACCGAGATAAGCCTTGATGCCGCCAAAGAAATAAAAAGTGACGCCGTATTTGGCGATATTATAGAAGTGCTGTTCTATCCCAAAGAGTTTGGCAGGATAGCGGCACAGACCACGAAACAGGTTATTACACAGAAAATCCGCGAAGTTGAAAAAGAGCAGATTTTTCAGGATACAAAGAAAAAAGAAGGGGAAATAGTAACAGGCACCGTTCATACAATTGAACACGGCGATGTGGTTGTGGACTTAGGCGCCGTGGAAGGCGTGCTTAAGGTAAGGGAACAGGTGGCGCATGAAAAGTACAGGATAGGCGAAAGAATAAGGGCGCTTGCGCTTAAGACAGTGCGCGGCAAGGAAGGCGCTATTCTGGAACTGTCAAGGACTCATCCCAATTTTATAAAACGTATTTTCGCGCAGGAAGTAACCGAAGTAGACCAGGGGACTGTGGAAATAAAATATGTGGCCAGGGAACCCGGCGTTAAAACGAAAGTGGTTGTTACATCCAATGATTCGCATATTGATCCTGTAGGCGCGTGTATCGGCGTAAAAGGAAGCCGGATACAGACTATTATCAGGGAACTTCACGGCGAAAAGGTGGACGTTGTACTGTATGATGAGGATATAAAAAAATATCTCCAGAGCGCCATTGCGCCCATAGAGATAAAAGATATATATATTGACCAGGAAAATCATTACACAATTATTGCTGTTTCTGACGAACAGTTCTCGCAGGTTATAGGCAAAAACGGCATTAACATGAGGCTTGTGGCAAAAATTACAAAGTGGAAAGTATCCGTACTCCGTATTAACGAATTTAACAAAGAAAAGATTGATGAGATGAAAGGCAGCTTTGAACAGCAGGTGGCTTATGACCTGTTTAAACTTGGGGATGACATTCCCGTTAAGCAGTTAAAAGAACTTAAGAAAGCGGGAATAAAGAACCTGTTGGATTTTGAAACTGCCGGTATTCCGGATATTATAAATGTCCTTGGCTGCGATGAAAAAACGGCGGAAAAGCTGAAAGAAAAGGCCCAGGCACTAATCGAAAAAGAAGAGCAGGGTGAATAA
- a CDS encoding ribosome-binding factor A produces MQGIRKQKVESLMKREISTIIMREVKDPRVGFVSVHSVSLTNDLKSAHVYISVMGDEDKKKKSLEGLQKASGFIRGQVGDAIKIRYTPEIIFKLDNSYEERLRVEGLFRQIEEEKKNDKKTGE; encoded by the coding sequence ATGCAGGGTATAAGAAAACAAAAAGTTGAAAGTCTGATGAAAAGGGAAATAAGCACCATCATCATGAGGGAAGTAAAAGACCCAAGAGTGGGTTTTGTAAGCGTTCATTCTGTCAGCCTTACAAATGACCTTAAGTCCGCGCATGTTTATATCAGCGTTATGGGCGATGAAGATAAGAAAAAAAAGTCACTGGAAGGGCTGCAGAAAGCGTCCGGTTTTATAAGGGGCCAGGTGGGCGATGCCATTAAGATACGCTATACTCCGGAGATTATTTTTAAACTGGACAATTCCTATGAAGAACGCCTTAGGGTTGAAGGCCTTTTCAGGCAGATAGAAGAGGAAAAGAAGAATGACAAAAAAACAGGCGAGTGA
- a CDS encoding glycosyltransferase family 2 protein: MKISAFFPAYNEEANVGALALKTSKVLAGICEDYEVIIVNDCSKDKTKEAAEEVIKQDSHIKLINHEKNKGYGGAVKSGLYASKFEWVFFTDGDAQFDVAEIPLLVNMTDKYDFINGYRIKRQDPFNRKLNAFMWGLLVKTLLGFWVKDVDCAFKLFRKEIIDNAQPEAEGAMISTELLAKTKKLGYKIGQIGVHHYPRVAGTQTGAKPGVILKAFKELIRLYGKIQKVKKIKN, from the coding sequence TTGAAAATATCAGCTTTTTTTCCGGCATACAACGAAGAAGCAAACGTAGGCGCTCTTGCGCTTAAAACCTCAAAGGTACTTGCCGGTATCTGTGAGGATTATGAAGTAATAATAGTAAATGACTGTTCCAAAGACAAAACTAAGGAAGCTGCGGAAGAAGTGATAAAGCAGGACAGCCATATAAAACTTATTAATCATGAAAAGAATAAAGGATATGGCGGCGCGGTAAAGTCCGGGTTGTATGCATCTAAATTTGAATGGGTGTTTTTTACTGACGGCGACGCTCAGTTTGACGTGGCGGAAATTCCCCTTCTGGTAAATATGACGGATAAATACGATTTTATAAATGGGTACAGGATTAAAAGGCAGGACCCGTTTAACAGAAAACTTAACGCGTTCATGTGGGGGCTTCTGGTAAAGACCCTGCTTGGATTCTGGGTTAAGGACGTTGACTGCGCGTTTAAGCTTTTCAGGAAAGAAATTATAGACAACGCGCAGCCGGAAGCCGAGGGCGCCATGATATCCACGGAACTTCTTGCAAAGACAAAAAAGCTTGGGTATAAAATAGGGCAGATAGGCGTGCACCACTATCCAAGGGTGGCGGGAACGCAGACCGGTGCCAAGCCCGGTGTAATTTTAAAGGCGTTTAAGGAACTTATCAGGCTTTACGGAAAAATTCAGAAAGTAAAAAAAATTAAAAACTGA